One segment of Candidatus Poribacteria bacterium DNA contains the following:
- a CDS encoding creatininase family protein, whose translation MHSEEVKDGDDLQAITIIPFCESLIMEGDHAGISETSFMLYLDKEMVDMEAIGEENYRDHGWSEGNAPEKATAAKGERDVERIITYLKGEIEKALGISIID comes from the coding sequence TTGCATTCGGAGGAGGTCAAAGACGGAGATGACTTACAGGCGATCACGATCATCCCCTTCTGCGAGTCGCTCATCATGGAGGGGGATCACGCGGGAATAAGCGAGACCTCCTTCATGCTCTATCTGGATAAGGAGATGGTCGACATGGAGGCCATCGGCGAGGAGAATTATCGGGATCACGGCTGGAGTGAGGGAAATGCTCCGGAGAAGGCGACCGCAGCCAAAGGTGAAAGGGATGTGGAGAGGATCATAACCTATCTGAAGGGTGAGATCGAGAAAGCCCTGGGAATTAGTATCATCGACTGA
- a CDS encoding geranylgeranylglyceryl/heptaprenylglyceryl phosphate synthase yields MKSKVFSHLIDVKGRFGAGYLLLIDPDRAEMREIDRIAEVAASSGVDAFLVGTSILTDGSVDGVIGRIKAVSHLPVILFPGASHHLSPLADAVLFLSLISGRNPQFLIGEQVKAAPLIRRYGLEAISTGYMLIEGGSYTSVEFMSGTRPIPRDKIDIACAHALAGELLGMKCIYLEAGSGAREPVPNEMICGVKSWVSIPVIVGGGIRSPDVAREKVESGADFIVTGNVFEGKFDPGLLSEFAEAIHHIDEG; encoded by the coding sequence ATGAAGTCAAAGGTCTTCAGTCATCTGATAGATGTAAAGGGTAGATTCGGGGCGGGATACCTCCTGCTGATAGATCCCGATAGGGCTGAGATGCGGGAGATCGACCGCATCGCCGAGGTCGCGGCGAGTTCGGGCGTGGACGCCTTCCTCGTGGGCACGAGCATCCTCACGGACGGTTCCGTGGATGGGGTGATCGGGAGGATAAAGGCCGTATCCCACCTTCCGGTCATCCTCTTTCCCGGCGCGTCACATCATCTCTCACCTCTAGCGGATGCCGTGCTCTTTCTAAGCCTCATAAGCGGCAGAAACCCCCAATTTCTCATAGGCGAGCAGGTTAAAGCCGCGCCGCTTATAAGAAGGTATGGACTTGAGGCCATATCGACCGGATATATGCTTATAGAGGGCGGCAGTTACACCTCGGTCGAGTTCATGAGCGGCACGAGACCGATACCCCGGGATAAAATCGATATCGCCTGTGCCCACGCCTTAGCCGGGGAGCTTCTGGGGATGAAGTGCATCTACCTTGAAGCCGGAAGCGGTGCAAGGGAGCCCGTCCCGAACGAGATGATCTGTGGCGTGAAAAGCTGGGTGTCCATCCCCGTCATCGTCGGGGGAGGAATCAGATCGCCCGATGTTGCCAGGGAGAAGGTCGAATCGGGAGCCGATTTCATCGTAACGGGGAACGTCTTCGAGGGGAAATTCGACCCGGGCTTGCTGTCCGAATTCGCCGAGGCGATACATCACATCGACGAAGGATAG
- a CDS encoding dipeptidase, whose amino-acid sequence MVCDCHSDSLLRALKGENLNLRSNRGHLDFPRMREGGIDLEVFACWVDPKIPRGEYIKRALSIMDAFFRQIEASSGEVIHACTADEITEAKSQGKLAAVLAVEGGHAIDNSIEVLRIYRRLGVRIMTLTWNNSNDWADSAVNPKLEGGLTDFGKEIVREMNRIGMIVDISHVSDKTFWDALEISDDPIIASHSSARALCDHPRNMSDEMIKALAQKGGVVFVNFYPRYLMKHIEGADPPRVTVERIVEHIQYMVDLVGADYVGLGSDFDGLPNLPEGIEDCTKMPKITELLFERGFSEEEIRKILGENFLRIFREVCD is encoded by the coding sequence CTGGTCTGTGATTGTCACTCCGATTCCCTACTCAGGGCGCTTAAAGGCGAGAATCTGAACCTGAGATCAAATCGCGGACATCTGGACTTCCCGAGGATGCGTGAGGGAGGAATTGATCTTGAGGTCTTCGCGTGCTGGGTTGATCCGAAGATACCGCGTGGCGAGTATATAAAAAGAGCTTTAAGCATAATGGACGCCTTTTTCAGGCAGATCGAGGCCTCCTCCGGGGAGGTGATTCATGCATGCACGGCAGATGAGATCACCGAGGCGAAATCACAGGGCAAATTGGCTGCCGTGCTCGCCGTCGAGGGCGGTCACGCCATAGATAACAGCATCGAGGTGCTGAGGATATATCGTAGGCTGGGCGTCAGGATCATGACCTTAACCTGGAACAACAGCAACGACTGGGCTGATTCGGCCGTCAATCCTAAATTGGAGGGTGGGTTAACCGATTTCGGAAAGGAGATCGTCAGGGAGATGAACCGGATCGGAATGATCGTGGATATCTCACATGTCTCGGATAAGACCTTCTGGGACGCCCTCGAGATAAGCGACGATCCGATAATCGCCTCTCACTCCTCCGCGAGGGCTCTCTGTGACCACCCGCGGAATATGTCCGATGAGATGATAAAGGCTCTCGCTCAAAAGGGCGGGGTGGTTTTCGTCAATTTCTATCCCAGATATCTGATGAAACATATCGAAGGGGCCGATCCTCCGCGGGTGACCGTCGAGAGAATCGTTGAGCATATCCAGTATATGGTCGATCTGGTAGGCGCCGATTACGTCGGACTCGGTTCGGATTTCGACGGTTTGCCTAACCTGCCGGAAGGTATCGAGGACTGTACGAAAATGCCCAAGATAACGGAACTCCTCTTCGAGAGAGGGTTCTCCGAGGAGGAGATCCGAAAGATACTGGGTGAAAACTTCCTTCGTATCTTCAGGGAGGTCTGTGATTAA
- a CDS encoding creatininase family protein codes for MVTVFNSWEEVAEADVEIAILPIGSIEQHGRHLPLGTDWLIADRWAKELGERLNAYVLPALPYGNSQEHMGFPGTITLRPQTLALVIEDIILSLRHHGIKKVVVLSAHGGNWVIKPTIRDLNFRYSDMTIIWADGALPGERERIPEDIHSGRGETSTMLYFHPELVKMERAEDFTPDVGQEYNDYVGFDRTTRCGVWGKPSEASEEIGQENMEARVERQVRYIKATFEKLERLK; via the coding sequence ATGGTAACGGTCTTCAACTCATGGGAGGAGGTGGCCGAAGCAGATGTGGAGATCGCCATCCTCCCGATCGGATCCATAGAACAACACGGCAGGCATCTGCCCCTGGGAACGGATTGGCTGATAGCCGATCGATGGGCTAAAGAGCTGGGTGAAAGGCTTAACGCCTATGTCCTGCCCGCTCTTCCCTACGGCAACTCGCAGGAACACATGGGCTTTCCTGGAACGATCACCCTCCGTCCTCAGACGTTGGCGCTCGTGATCGAGGACATAATCCTGTCGCTTCGACACCACGGGATAAAGAAGGTCGTCGTGTTAAGCGCACATGGAGGTAATTGGGTCATCAAACCCACTATACGCGATCTGAACTTCAGGTATTCGGATATGACCATAATCTGGGCCGATGGAGCTCTGCCGGGCGAGAGGGAACGGATACCGGAGGATATACACTCGGGGAGGGGTGAGACCTCGACGATGCTGTACTTCCACCCGGAGCTTGTGAAGATGGAGAGGGCGGAGGACTTCACACCTGATGTGGGCCAGGAGTATAACGACTACGTCGGCTTCGATCGGACGACGAGATGTGGCGTTTGGGGCAAACCCTCAGAGGCCTCTGAGGAGATAGGACAGGAAAACATGGAGGCCAGGGTGGAGCGACAGGTGAGGTACATTAAGGCCACCTTCGAGAAGCTGGAAAGGTTGAAATGA